The Anastrepha ludens isolate Willacy chromosome X, idAnaLude1.1, whole genome shotgun sequence genome includes a window with the following:
- the LOC128869803 gene encoding uncharacterized protein LOC128869803: MSVSRATQVLSNSVASGIDMALAQNLLGSDDYVIKCAKPTQMFVKKMNDLFDELDAKRFQSKNPSKCPIRRGDTKKIHRLNKHLDFLRSLKLPGNARVKCIEGFRITILAMQKLCEELFIEHSSLKFIFTGKMNQDALENFFYRIRTSQGMNTHPSAHEIQYIVARLISMKILRQKFEKKGSNCTDDDDMNLDWYIGPEDRHLEAGVGDQRNEDLILEEIDVEDLNFAEESHEAEVQVQRYFTGYGIYQKVLCKLQCEKCTHAMTKTKGELKLHSEALIRSKNFTDDSDLRLVNPEDRVFEVCRLQMVWYRKLFAKYAHIAGLRCSMLSALKEKTQKEFPDWFIVSGECRDHRVKLLDFLLTVLLFKNAKWLLRNEANNAKVRKIQNKLKKL; encoded by the coding sequence atgagCGTTTCACGCGCGACTCAGGTCCTGAGCAATTCGGTAGCCTCTGGTATCGACATGGCCTTGGCCCAAAATTTATTAGGCAGTGACGACTATGTGATTAAATGCGCTAAGCCCACACAGatgttcgttaaaaaaatgaatgatctCTTTGATGAATTGGATGCAAAAAGATTCCAGTCGAAAAATCCTTCAAAATGTCCGATTAGGCGTggtgacaccaaaaaaattcataGATTAAATAAACATCTAGATTTTTTGCGGTCATTAAAGTTGCCGGGAAACGCACGCGTTAAGTGCATCGAAGGTTTCCGCATAACGATTTTAGCGATGCAAAAGTTATGCGAGGAACTTTTCATTGAGCACAGCtccctcaaatttattttcaccgggAAAATGAATCAAGATGCGttggaaaactttttctatcgcatACGGACTAGTCAGGGTATGAATACCCATCCATCagctcacgaaattcaatacaTAGTTGCGCGACTGatctcaatgaaaattttacgccAGAAATTTGAGAAGAAAGGTTCTAATTGTACAGATGATGACGATATGAATTTAGATTGGTATATAGGCCCCGAGGATCGTCATCTTGAGGCAGGAGTAGGAGACCAGCGAAATGAAGATCTCATTTTAGAAGAGATTGATGTGGAAGatttaaattttgctgaagaaagtCATGAAGCTGAGGTACAAGTGCAGCGTTACTTCACTGGCTATGGTATTTACCAGAAAGTGCTGTGCAAGTTACaatgtgaaaagtgcacccACGCCATGACGAAAACAAAAGGGGAGCTGAAGTTGCATTCAGAAGCCCTGATAAGATCAAAAAACTTCACGGATGACAGCGATTTAAGGCTTGTCAATCCTGAAGACAGGGTTTTCGAAGTGTGTCGACTCCAAATGGTGTGGTACCgtaagctcttcgcaaaatatgccCACATTGCAGGTCTTAGGTGTTCAATGTTGTCcgctctaaaagaaaaaacacaaaaagagttTCCCGACTGGTTTATAGTATCTGGCGAATGTAGAGATCATCGCGTGAAGCTATTAGATTTTCTCTTAACTGTCCTTTTATTCAAGAATGCAAAGTGGCTCTTGCGAAATGAGGCCAATAATGCCAAAgtcagaaaaattcaaaataaattaaaaaagctgtaG